The genomic DNA CAGCGCACCAAGTTTTTACAATGTCTAAAACAATGGAGCGTATTACTTTTATTTTAACCTGGTTTTTTCAAGGTTCTAGTTACTTAAGTGCTTATGGTTACGGTATTATGCACCGCATGCATCATGCGTATACAGATACAGAAAAAGATCCTCATTCGCCGTCTTATGATGCTAATTTATTTGCAATGATGTGGAAAACAAAAACCATTTATCAAGATATAAATGATCAAAATATTGAAGTAGATGCAAAGTTCACTAAAAACGTACCACAATGGAAAAGCTTTGATGCTTTTGCAAGTTCTCGTTTCTCTAGATTGCTTTGGATTACTTTTTATATTGCTTTTTTCGCTTATTTTACAACTGCTTTATGGCAATGGGCTTTATTACCAATTGCTTTATTAATGGCACCAATTCACGGAGTAATTATCAATTGGTTTGGTCATATTTATGGCTATGTAAATTATAAAATGTCTAATACAAGCAAAAACCTTTTCCGTTTCGATTTCTTAATGATGGGTGAAGGATATCATAACAATCATCATAAACATGCAAGTAGCGCCAACTTTGGCGTAAAATGGCACGAAGTAGATGTAACTTACTTAATCATTAGAGTTTTAGATTTTCTCGGTTTCATTAAGTTGAAGGCAGTTACTATTAAAGAATAATGTTATAGGCTTCTCTTTTTATTGCTTCCTGTTCTAATAAATTATAGGTTCTAGATTTATTTTTTATTGAATTTATTCGTCTTAATTATTTATTCTTAGTTAACTCATTAATTAAAAAGTTATAGATAAAACTAGTTTCCTTTATAATCTCTGTATATTGATTCGCACCAAAATGGCCTGCTTTACTTTGAGACCACAATAGAATCGGATTTTTCTGATTTTCACCATTTTGTAATTTCCCTGCAAACTTATACGATTGATATGGGGGAACTCTTGTGTCATTATCTGCTGTAATAACTAAAGTTGAAGGATAATTTACAGTTTCTTTAATATTATGAAATGGAGAATATGAAAGTAAGTTTTTAAATTCCTCTTCCTTTTTAACAGTTCCGAATTCATTAATATTTACATACATAGAACCTGTTTCGGTTCTCTCCATGCGTAACATATCTAAAGCGCCAACGTTTATTACTGCTGCACCAAATAAACTTGGTTTTTCTATAATTGCCCCAGCAGTAATTAATCCACCATGTGAAGTTCCCATAACGCCGATCTTTTTTGCTTTGGTATATCCTTCTTTAATTAAGTATTCAGCTGCTGCTGTAAAGTCTAAAATACCATTTTTCTTTTTTAATTTTCTTCCAGCTTGCCACCAATCAAACCCAAACTCTCCTCCTCCTCTAATGTGAACATAAGCAAAAGCACCTCCGTTTTCTATAAAGTAAATAATACCAGGATCAAAAGTTGGTTTTGCAATACTTCCATAACCACCATAAGTTTTTAATAAAAAAGGAGTGTTGCCATCTTTACGAATAGAATCTTTGTAAACAATAAAAACTGGAATTTTGGTGCCATCATGAGAAGTAATTTTTTTTCTCATAAACTTATATTTTGATGCGTCAAAAACAACATTCGTTTTTCCTAAATATTTAAAAGAATAATCTAGTAAATCTAACTGACAAGTAACTGGTGGCACTGAATAAGAGGACAATTTAAACAATAATTTCTTTTCCTTTTTTCCATATGCCAACTTACTTACACTTAATCCTTCTGGTGTAATTGTTTCTCCTAAAAGATTTCCTTTAAAATCTGTTATTACAATTATTGAAGATTTTTCTGATTGAAATGAAGTAATTATTTTATTATCTGCAAACTCATAACCTGTAAGAACAGCATGTTTATAAGATGGCGTTAATAAAGTCCATTTTTTAGGATTAGTTATAGGAAACTTAATTATTTGTCTTTTATTTTTAATATTTGTTATCGCTATAATTGTATCAGAATCAACCCTAAGGAAATCCATATCATATTTAATATTTATAAATAAAGATTTAAATTCTTTTTTACCATCCTTAGGCTTCAAGTAATAGTAACTAAATTTATTTTTAGATTTATCTGATTTTTTTATGCCAAAAGCACTTTGATTGTCTTTACCGTAAATGCGCAAAGATTCATTTTCATTATCAACATTAAATATTTTTTCATCTTCAGACTGTTCCGTGTCTAATTTATGATACATAATCTCGGGAAAACTTCTACTTATATCATCAGGGTTGTATGTATTTTTAATATAAAAGAAACCTTGTCCGTACCAATTTACTTGTGGTGATAACAGTTCTTTTAGAGTCTCTTTAAAAAAATGTTTTTTCTTTATTCCTACAATTTTAATTTCTTTCCAATCACTTCCATTTCTATTGTACCCATATGCTAAAAAACGATCATCTCCAGATGGGTATAAACCATTAAATATAATTCTATCTTTTTTTGAAATTGAATTTGCAGAAATTAAACTAGTAAACCTCCCCTTAGTTCCTTTTGCATAATAAATATTTAAGGGAGAATTTTTTCCTGGATACATTAATTTATAATACACCTTATCATTTTCAACAGGAAGACTGTTATTATCATAGTCCACTTCATTCCATCTAAATGCTTTTAATTTAGATTTAGAACCCATCGATTTTGATATTTTATTCAAAAACTTTGTGGAAATATTATTTTGATCCTCTACCCAAGTTTTAACTTCAATATCACTTGTATTTTCTAACCATTGATAATTATCTGTAATTTTTATACCGTGGTATATATTTACAACAGGAATTTTCTTTGTTATTGGATATTTATACTGAGCATTTAAAAAAGTAGTAATTAATGTAAAAAAAGATAGGATAGCTTCTTTTCGTAATTTCATCAAAATTAATTTTTCTTATTCAAAAACAAAAATAACTTTTTAGATGAATTATTCTTACTCCAATCTTATTTATTCTTAATAAAAATATTTCCCCTACCAATCAATAGGAAAATAATCTTTTAAGAATTTACCAGACCAATGTTTACCCGTATTAATTCCGTCAATTAAAGGATCCATAACTCTAGCGGCACCATCTACAATATCTAACGGAGGCTGAAAATCGTGAACGTCTTGTTTCTTTTTAGACAATTCTGCAGGATCTTCATCTGTAACCCAACCCGTATCTACAGCGTTCATATAAATACCAGATTTTGCAAATGTAGAAGCAGAAGTATGCGTTAACATATTTAAAGCAGCTTTTGCCATATTTGTATGCGGATGTCTGTCTACTTTCTTAAATCTATGGAACTTTCCTTCCATGGCAGTAACATTAATAATGTGCTTTTTACCCGTGTTTTCTTTCATCATTAAATTAGACAAACGATTGCATAAAACAAAAGGAGCAACAGCATTTACCAACTGTACTTCTACCATTTCTGTGGTTTCAATTTCGCCTAATCTTAAACGCCAGCTGTTTGTTTTTCTTAAATCTACTTGTTGTAAATCGGCATCTAATTCTCCTTCAGGAAAAACTTCTGCTGTTTGCAAAGAATTGTCAAAACTATACGGAATTTGAGATAATTCTGCAGAATTACGCAAGCCAATTCCTGGTTCTGGTCCGTGCCAAGTAACAGGCAACACGTTATTCTTACTTGTTTTTGATGTTGAAACACTTAAACTAGAAAGTTCAACCAAACAATCTGCATGTTCTTTTAATAAGCTCTGAGCTAATTTTGGTAATTGGTCAATTGGTTTCTTTTCATTTTCCATTAAATGGAAATAAAACCCAGATGGTCTTCTTACGGTTTGTGCCGCATTATTAATTAGAATATCTAATCGATTGTATTTTTGTTCAATGTAATTACAGAAAATCTCTACACTTGGTATGTGTCTTAAATCTAAACCATGAATGTGCAAACGATCGCTCCAATCTTTATAATCTTCCTCTTTAGAAAAACGAATGGCAGAATCTGCAGGAAAACGCGTAGTTGCAACAACAGTTGCGCCAGAACGTAATAACATTAACGTAATATGATACCCAATTTTTAAACGAGAACCTGTAATTACAGCAACCTGATCTTTTAAATCTGTGGTTTGAAAACGTTTTGCATAATTTAAATCGCCACAATCTGTACACATGGTATCATAAAAATGATGCAACTTGGTAAAAACTGTTTTACAAACATAACAGTTTCTTGGAGATTCTAATTCTGGTGTTTCTTCAGTAATTGAAGCAGCAGCTAGTAATTTAGGAGCCACAAAAAGAGCCGATTCTCTTGCAGAACGAATTCCGGTTGATTTTCTAGCATGCTTGTCACTCTCTATTTGCTTACGTTTAGCTGCTTTTTTAGCGTCTTTTCTTCTGCGTTGAAATTCATCACGGTTGGGTCTAGATAATTCACCTGCAACCTTAAAAAGTGCGACTCTTTGTGCTTCTGGAATTTCAAAAAGCTGATTGGTATCTTCCAATAATTTCTGAATCGTAACAATGCAAGATGCTATTTCTGTGTTCTCTTTTTTATCGCTCATAATACTGATAAAATTACTTCTTTTTCTTCTTTTTTGTAACTTCAGAACTTGAATTCATAGCTTTTGTATTGGCTAAGTAATTCGCTAATATTTTGTCTACTAATTCTTCTTTTGTTAAATGATGAAAAATGGTTTTTATTTGCGATTTAAAATCTTCTGATACTGTACGATTTGGCTTTGTTTTAAATATTTTATTTGCCCAAATTACTCCATTACTTTCTTCAATACTTTGTGCATCTGCTTTTTTATAAGCTTCAAAACGAATGTCTAAAGCTTTTTCAAAATCGCCAATATCTTGTCTTTCTTCCTTCTGAATAATGGTTAAAGACAATCCGCTTGCTCCTGCTCTAGCAGTTCTACCACTTCTATGCACATACGCATCGTACGTATCTGGTAAGTGATAGTTTACAACATAAGAAAGGTCTTTTACATCAATACCACGTGCTGCTAAATCTGTAGCTACTAAGATATCTACATGTCCTTCTCTAAACTGGTCCATAATACGGTCACGAATTCCTTGTGTTAAACTACCATGAATTGCGCCAGAAGAGAATTTATTAATTGCTAAGTTTTTGGCTAATTTATTAACGGCTGCTTTCGTTTTACAAAAAATAATTCCTCGTTTTCCTGCTTGTGAATTTAAAAAATGCAATAGCACTTCTAACTTTTCAATCGGTTCTACCACTACATATTGATGATCGATACCTTGGTGACCAAGAGTTTCCATATTGGCTTCAATGGTAACTACCTCTTTTGCCATGTAATTATTTACCATTTGCCTAATGGCTCCTGGCATTGTAGCTGTAAATAATAACGTTCTTCTTTTCTTCGGAATTTCTGCAATAATACTATCTAAACCTTCTTTTAAAGCAGTGACCATTTCGTCTGCCTCATCTAAAATAAAGTAAGAAATGTTTTTAATACTGATGGCTTCTCTTTTTACTAAATCTGCCAAACGTCCTGGAGTTGCTACCACGATATGTGTTGCTTCTTTTAAACGATCTATCTGAGGTTTAATTGGTATTCCTCCGCAAATAGTAGCAATCGAAATATTAGGACTATTTGTTGCAAAAGATTCTAAATTACTAGAAATTTGTTGCCCTAATTCTCTTGTTGGTGCTAAGATTACTGCTTGTATATTGTCGTTTTCAACATCAATTAATTGCAGTAAAGGCAAACCAAAAGCTGCAGTTTTACCAGTTCCTGTTTTTGCTAACGCAACAACATCTTGTTGCTGATTTAAAACAATAGGAATTACTTTTTCTTGAATTTCTGTAGGTATAATGATCTTTAAATCAGCTAAACTCTGTTGCAATTCTTTATTAATTCCTAAATCTGAAAACTGTTTTGACATGAAAATATTTTTGTGCAAAGATAATAACTGTTTTAATTGATTGTATTATTTATAGACAGTATTATTTCTCTTTGTGTTGTGTTTTTTGTTGATACATTCTAAATAGTTTTTATTCAGAATAAAAGTTAAGCACCTATACTAAGAATTATAAGCTCTAAATTTTAAGCAATAAAAAAGCCCATCTTTTAAAGATGGGCTTTCTTTGAAAATATATGAATTTATATTAGATAACTTTTACGTTAACTGCATTTAATCCTTTGTTTCCTTCTTGTAAGTCAAATTCAACTTGGTCACCTTCTCTGATTTCATCTACTAATCCAGAAATGTGAACGAAATGATCTTTATCAACTCCTTCTTCTGTAATAAATCCAAATCCTTTAGACTCATTGAAAAACTTTACTGTACCTTTACTCATCTTATTATAATTTAATTTGTAATATTATATTGCAAAGATGGTACCAATAAATTAGATATCAGTCATAAATTTCATAAAACTTTTAATTATCCTCATATTTCTAAGTTTTATTAGTTAATTACCAACAAATCAACTGATTTACAAATATTTACACACCGTAAATTCTAACTTTTTTCTTTTTTAAACGAGAATTATTTAACTTTTCTTCTAATTCTGAAGCCAAACTAGCAGGAACTGCCACAAATGCACAATCTTGTTTTAGTTCTATATCTCCTAGTTGATCTTTTGTTAATTTTCCTTGTTTGATAAACAAACCTGCAATATCTCCTTTAGAAATTTTGTCTTTTCTACCACCAGAAATAAATAATGTTTCCCAGAAAATAGGTTTTCTTTCTGCTTGTTTAGAAATATTCTCTAAATCGGCATGCTTCATAAAGTCTGGTAAACGCTCTTCTTTCCATTTTAATACATATGCAGTTCCTTTTGCAGAAACTCTTGCTGTACGACCGTTTCTATGCGTAAATTCTTCTACTTCCTTTGGCAACTCATAATGAATGATGTATTTC from Polaribacter sp. ALD11 includes the following:
- a CDS encoding prolyl oligopeptidase family serine peptidase; translated protein: MKLRKEAILSFFTLITTFLNAQYKYPITKKIPVVNIYHGIKITDNYQWLENTSDIEVKTWVEDQNNISTKFLNKISKSMGSKSKLKAFRWNEVDYDNNSLPVENDKVYYKLMYPGKNSPLNIYYAKGTKGRFTSLISANSISKKDRIIFNGLYPSGDDRFLAYGYNRNGSDWKEIKIVGIKKKHFFKETLKELLSPQVNWYGQGFFYIKNTYNPDDISRSFPEIMYHKLDTEQSEDEKIFNVDNENESLRIYGKDNQSAFGIKKSDKSKNKFSYYYLKPKDGKKEFKSLFINIKYDMDFLRVDSDTIIAITNIKNKRQIIKFPITNPKKWTLLTPSYKHAVLTGYEFADNKIITSFQSEKSSIIVITDFKGNLLGETITPEGLSVSKLAYGKKEKKLLFKLSSYSVPPVTCQLDLLDYSFKYLGKTNVVFDASKYKFMRKKITSHDGTKIPVFIVYKDSIRKDGNTPFLLKTYGGYGSIAKPTFDPGIIYFIENGGAFAYVHIRGGGEFGFDWWQAGRKLKKKNGILDFTAAAEYLIKEGYTKAKKIGVMGTSHGGLITAGAIIEKPSLFGAAVINVGALDMLRMERTETGSMYVNINEFGTVKKEEEFKNLLSYSPFHNIKETVNYPSTLVITADNDTRVPPYQSYKFAGKLQNGENQKNPILLWSQSKAGHFGANQYTEIIKETSFIYNFLINELTKNK
- a CDS encoding cold-shock protein — protein: MSKGTVKFFNESKGFGFITEEGVDKDHFVHISGLVDEIREGDQVEFDLQEGNKGLNAVNVKVI
- a CDS encoding SDR family NAD(P)-dependent oxidoreductase, with protein sequence MSDKKENTEIASCIVTIQKLLEDTNQLFEIPEAQRVALFKVAGELSRPNRDEFQRRRKDAKKAAKRKQIESDKHARKSTGIRSARESALFVAPKLLAAASITEETPELESPRNCYVCKTVFTKLHHFYDTMCTDCGDLNYAKRFQTTDLKDQVAVITGSRLKIGYHITLMLLRSGATVVATTRFPADSAIRFSKEEDYKDWSDRLHIHGLDLRHIPSVEIFCNYIEQKYNRLDILINNAAQTVRRPSGFYFHLMENEKKPIDQLPKLAQSLLKEHADCLVELSSLSVSTSKTSKNNVLPVTWHGPEPGIGLRNSAELSQIPYSFDNSLQTAEVFPEGELDADLQQVDLRKTNSWRLRLGEIETTEMVEVQLVNAVAPFVLCNRLSNLMMKENTGKKHIINVTAMEGKFHRFKKVDRHPHTNMAKAALNMLTHTSASTFAKSGIYMNAVDTGWVTDEDPAELSKKKQDVHDFQPPLDIVDGAARVMDPLIDGINTGKHWSGKFLKDYFPIDW
- a CDS encoding acyl-CoA desaturase, with protein sequence MIIIIFVLVLWYGGLFFQSFFLHRYAAHQVFTMSKTMERITFILTWFFQGSSYLSAYGYGIMHRMHHAYTDTEKDPHSPSYDANLFAMMWKTKTIYQDINDQNIEVDAKFTKNVPQWKSFDAFASSRFSRLLWITFYIAFFAYFTTALWQWALLPIALLMAPIHGVIINWFGHIYGYVNYKMSNTSKNLFRFDFLMMGEGYHNNHHKHASSANFGVKWHEVDVTYLIIRVLDFLGFIKLKAVTIKE
- a CDS encoding DEAD/DEAH box helicase is translated as MSKQFSDLGINKELQQSLADLKIIIPTEIQEKVIPIVLNQQQDVVALAKTGTGKTAAFGLPLLQLIDVENDNIQAVILAPTRELGQQISSNLESFATNSPNISIATICGGIPIKPQIDRLKEATHIVVATPGRLADLVKREAISIKNISYFILDEADEMVTALKEGLDSIIAEIPKKRRTLLFTATMPGAIRQMVNNYMAKEVVTIEANMETLGHQGIDHQYVVVEPIEKLEVLLHFLNSQAGKRGIIFCKTKAAVNKLAKNLAINKFSSGAIHGSLTQGIRDRIMDQFREGHVDILVATDLAARGIDVKDLSYVVNYHLPDTYDAYVHRSGRTARAGASGLSLTIIQKEERQDIGDFEKALDIRFEAYKKADAQSIEESNGVIWANKIFKTKPNRTVSEDFKSQIKTIFHHLTKEELVDKILANYLANTKAMNSSSEVTKKKKKK